In Microbacterium soli, a single window of DNA contains:
- a CDS encoding PKD domain-containing protein, with product MRTRLRAAGAAVTSTILLLSLAVGMAPAASANAANFQLNGSVFGPNSYVTIDIGTLTNDCDRFGSTSDIYVVPAGSVGEGSALSDASGSPNTLMGTGLGGGVFDELIAITEPGGTLGPGIYDIVEDTCQDGIFNGTDSILRNAFEVVIPTDIPILPDLRIQEMKAGATAQGEFWARAAIDHSIVFAAITTYQLTSVTNWVDFYMTYVCEAMPTIEGSPVTPWCPTVGIMDTIQLELDAVKLLVDRALYYRGIAADPPDPDFAEPSLPEARDYLEPEADGALADTIASYGNRIMDVNVLSAAFLGSLEKYQGAALEDDAVAALMHARDIQSYARLLNTALSNEYSAFTRFNSPTYNGGVNANLALNRMRDQLASLEADGFGAEDERILRNLGATPAEMQEMAETLLDQFGSEDVPASMTAVVNALASVNNQMAAAYTNLGNAMNDVISELEDVVAGRGETPRPSIVGINGINATTTIDTPRTLTVNCPTCEDVEWDLDGDGAFDDATGLSTSHVFTRTGGLIIGARGVNAEGGESTRFVWTEVRSANRAPQHTAVTPGSVVVEAPIGSAQEFSVTPTDADGDVLTTRWFLDEDEVGAGTEYSFAPTAADAGRAHNLVVLTDDGQGRAATTNWVILPLLADEDSDGWTVNADCRDDDAAIHPGQAEIPGNGIDDDCDPTTLDTGPPVPSIGVSASPAIVGEEVVFTDLSSDPDGPIVSRSWDFDDDGVEDSTDAEVSHTYTAAGDVTVTLTVEDEDGNVESLSKILTVTERPVAAFSFSPDPALVGNPVTFTDASTDADGVTAWEWDFDYDGTTFTVDSTDRNPTHAFGESVDVALRVTDALGVASPIVHHTIPVSGPPVAAFSPLPETGLGDVARVEHGGAAVLWTSQSGAGTGAAEMIDTDYPSAEIGWTTGNGLTTDQRAVIDLGGGREGWQIEAVGLQAGSTSTQRPQNVRFSLSGTSTTTGYATVREGVLENSADLQILELSRPQSGRWLMYEPLDNRGGATTTTLRLQALTGQLGGATVTFQDRSTDGDGDDDIVSWEWSFGDGTTSTEQSPTHTFDAPGDYPVTLTVTDRDGLSTSKTLRQRVVAPLQAQPFTVPVNLEEGRTGSFSDVTEATLTDRAIVERVWDWNDGTTRLGTVGPPKSFADNGTYDVTLTLVDSIGMTSQVVQTLTVTNQDPTATAGADMRSPVREVSSGVFGATWTPTPNVFDPSSVDRESLTCTWEWGDGTAADVVQPCNTTTGRVPHVYGLGEYTATLTVADKDGGTATDTAEIVVEQAHTYLSVSPVPGTASEDTVTVRVKLWNADGPYTAIAGATVDVALGAESRTVTTDAVGEALIVLPLGADRELRAEFAGSRLYHPASDTATIPLVQRPPGDIVFTLDESGSMGAVQQRIRDNVVRIANQLAESLDYRISVMGFGSGFPAVEGRPGHLPRIIVPATDDLQEVSDAAAALTTGGGTEPGIDAIVEALSPNVGLRPGAGTCIVLVGDESTQQENHTVEDAAQALADNDALLFSIVTVNSGTADYQQLALDSGGAVFEVDEFADDPEPVLQALLASCATALVQRPDLTVSIDDGRADLSPGETVSYTTTITNVGAVGATDIAATVELPDGVSFVSAEDGGTASGNTVSWPLFDLASLGSTTRTLTVTVSDTAAAGEEITLRAEAFDDGANGNDLTPANNVDEDTDTILALPTLTVVTTVINDDGGTAEAKDFDAVVTGVAGQVSSDAGDTAGTVHALTVGDYTVGSTGLADYTTAYGGDCAADGTVSLAIGVDATCTITHDDIPTAQPEGTLTVITTVINDGDGTAGAEDFRVTIDGPSGPTTSDGDADGTTHTVLPGDYTVETTRLPGYDTTIGGDCLADGTVSVPDGGVRTCVIVHHDTVAPPDDGVLTIVVTVINDDGGTASSSDVTVTVTDLGGATQEEAGDEAGRSRTVAPGSYSISSSPLPGYTDSLGGDCDAAGEVTVAAGAHVTCVIVLNDIAPPPPQKARLTVFTEVINDDGGFAAAPEFQIVLGDGTAHLSADPGNPDGTVHSLDAGEYVLSAGAHPGYTMTIRGDCASDGAIELDAGQEASCTLVFDDIPVAPPVMGVLTLVTEVSNMHGGSAVPSDATIAVRGSDVDESAPGDATGTERTLIVGSYTVTASPLPGYGYVIEGDCSATGEVELTVDGATCTVTYSDVPGTLTVVLITDDSAAAELTVDGVPTRFGDATPLAAGEHTAAVTAPEGYAIAIAGACASDGMVSLGLDEHLICEVRVVAPESENPGDVPGEADPSPGVPGSKPGDGHDGLPRTGGTAPIGALVLGGVLLAVGAIVTFLRLRRPGGRR from the coding sequence ATGAGGACACGACTGCGCGCAGCCGGTGCGGCCGTCACAAGTACGATTCTGCTGTTGTCGCTCGCGGTGGGCATGGCGCCCGCGGCATCGGCGAATGCCGCGAATTTCCAACTGAACGGAAGCGTCTTCGGCCCCAACTCCTATGTGACGATCGACATCGGCACCCTCACCAACGACTGCGATCGCTTCGGGAGCACGTCCGACATCTACGTCGTGCCCGCCGGCTCGGTGGGCGAGGGCAGCGCCCTCAGCGACGCATCGGGCTCCCCGAACACTCTGATGGGAACGGGCCTCGGCGGTGGGGTCTTCGATGAGTTGATCGCGATCACGGAACCCGGCGGCACCCTCGGTCCCGGGATCTACGACATCGTCGAGGACACCTGTCAGGACGGGATCTTCAACGGCACCGACAGCATCCTCCGCAATGCCTTCGAGGTGGTCATCCCCACTGACATCCCCATCCTCCCAGACCTCCGTATTCAGGAGATGAAGGCGGGCGCCACTGCGCAGGGAGAATTCTGGGCGCGGGCGGCGATCGATCACTCGATCGTGTTCGCCGCGATCACCACCTACCAGCTGACCAGTGTGACCAACTGGGTCGACTTCTACATGACCTATGTGTGCGAGGCGATGCCGACGATCGAGGGCAGTCCGGTCACGCCGTGGTGCCCCACTGTCGGCATCATGGACACCATCCAGCTCGAGCTCGATGCGGTCAAGCTCCTGGTCGATCGTGCTCTTTACTACCGTGGTATCGCCGCCGACCCACCCGACCCTGATTTCGCCGAGCCGAGCCTCCCCGAGGCGCGTGATTACCTTGAGCCCGAGGCCGACGGGGCACTCGCCGACACGATTGCGAGCTACGGCAACCGCATCATGGATGTCAACGTTCTCTCCGCCGCCTTCCTCGGCTCCCTGGAGAAGTACCAGGGCGCCGCCCTGGAGGATGACGCCGTCGCGGCCCTCATGCACGCCCGCGACATCCAATCCTATGCGCGGTTGTTGAACACGGCGCTGTCGAACGAGTACTCCGCCTTCACCCGCTTCAACTCCCCGACGTACAACGGCGGGGTGAACGCGAATCTCGCACTGAATCGGATGCGCGACCAGCTCGCCTCTCTTGAAGCCGATGGCTTCGGCGCCGAGGACGAGCGCATCCTGCGCAACCTGGGTGCGACACCCGCGGAGATGCAGGAGATGGCAGAGACGCTTCTCGACCAGTTCGGCAGTGAGGACGTCCCCGCATCGATGACGGCAGTCGTCAACGCGCTCGCGAGCGTCAACAACCAGATGGCTGCGGCCTATACCAATCTCGGGAACGCGATGAACGACGTGATCTCCGAACTTGAGGATGTCGTCGCGGGGCGTGGGGAGACGCCGCGTCCGAGCATCGTGGGCATCAACGGCATCAATGCCACGACCACCATCGACACCCCGCGCACGCTCACCGTGAACTGCCCGACCTGCGAAGATGTCGAATGGGATCTCGACGGTGACGGCGCCTTCGACGATGCGACCGGCCTGAGCACCAGTCATGTCTTCACACGGACCGGAGGCCTCATCATCGGGGCCCGCGGAGTGAACGCCGAGGGCGGCGAGTCCACCCGGTTCGTGTGGACCGAGGTGAGGAGCGCCAACCGGGCACCACAGCACACCGCCGTCACCCCGGGCAGCGTCGTGGTGGAGGCGCCGATCGGATCCGCGCAGGAGTTCTCCGTCACACCGACCGATGCCGACGGCGACGTGCTCACCACGCGCTGGTTCCTCGACGAGGACGAGGTGGGAGCCGGTACGGAGTACTCCTTCGCACCGACTGCGGCGGATGCGGGCCGCGCACACAACCTGGTCGTACTCACCGACGACGGGCAGGGTCGCGCCGCGACGACGAACTGGGTCATCCTCCCGCTGCTCGCCGATGAGGACAGCGACGGTTGGACCGTCAATGCCGACTGCCGCGACGACGATGCGGCCATTCACCCCGGCCAGGCGGAGATCCCCGGCAACGGTATCGACGACGACTGCGACCCGACGACGCTCGACACCGGTCCACCGGTGCCCTCCATCGGCGTGTCGGCGTCCCCGGCGATCGTGGGCGAAGAGGTCGTCTTCACCGACTTGTCGAGCGACCCGGACGGCCCGATCGTCTCCCGCAGCTGGGACTTCGACGACGACGGCGTCGAGGACTCCACGGATGCCGAGGTATCACACACCTACACCGCCGCGGGAGACGTCACGGTGACGCTCACGGTCGAGGACGAGGACGGCAACGTCGAGTCCCTCAGCAAGATCCTCACCGTGACCGAGCGTCCGGTGGCGGCCTTCTCGTTCTCTCCCGATCCGGCGCTCGTCGGCAACCCGGTGACGTTCACCGATGCGTCAACGGATGCGGACGGCGTCACGGCCTGGGAGTGGGACTTCGATTACGACGGCACGACGTTCACCGTGGACTCCACAGACCGGAATCCGACGCACGCGTTCGGGGAATCCGTCGACGTCGCCCTGCGCGTCACCGACGCGCTCGGTGTGGCGTCCCCGATCGTGCACCACACGATCCCCGTCTCCGGGCCGCCGGTCGCCGCCTTCAGCCCGCTCCCCGAGACGGGCCTGGGCGACGTCGCGCGCGTCGAGCACGGTGGCGCGGCGGTGCTGTGGACGAGCCAGAGCGGCGCGGGAACCGGCGCCGCAGAGATGATCGACACCGACTATCCCTCTGCGGAGATCGGATGGACCACCGGGAACGGGTTGACCACCGATCAGAGGGCGGTCATCGACCTCGGCGGTGGGCGAGAGGGATGGCAGATCGAGGCCGTCGGGCTGCAGGCGGGATCAACATCCACTCAGCGTCCGCAGAACGTGCGCTTCAGTCTTTCCGGCACCTCCACCACCACCGGGTATGCGACGGTGCGGGAGGGCGTACTCGAGAACAGCGCGGACCTTCAGATCCTGGAGCTGAGCAGACCGCAGTCCGGGCGCTGGCTCATGTACGAGCCGCTCGACAACCGGGGTGGCGCGACGACCACGACTCTGCGCCTGCAGGCGCTGACCGGTCAACTCGGCGGGGCAACCGTCACCTTCCAGGACCGCTCGACCGATGGCGACGGGGACGACGACATCGTCTCCTGGGAGTGGTCCTTCGGCGACGGCACCACCTCGACGGAGCAGAGCCCCACGCACACGTTCGATGCCCCGGGCGACTACCCGGTGACGCTGACCGTCACGGATCGGGATGGCCTGAGTACCTCCAAGACCCTGAGGCAGCGCGTCGTCGCGCCGCTTCAGGCCCAGCCGTTCACCGTGCCGGTGAACCTGGAGGAGGGGCGCACCGGCTCGTTCAGCGACGTCACAGAGGCGACGCTGACCGACCGGGCGATCGTGGAGCGCGTCTGGGACTGGAACGACGGGACGACGCGGCTCGGAACGGTGGGGCCGCCCAAGAGCTTCGCGGACAACGGCACCTATGACGTCACACTGACCCTGGTCGACAGCATCGGCATGACCTCGCAGGTCGTGCAGACGCTCACCGTCACCAACCAGGATCCGACGGCGACGGCCGGCGCGGACATGCGCTCACCGGTGCGCGAGGTGTCGTCGGGAGTCTTCGGGGCGACATGGACGCCGACACCCAACGTCTTCGACCCCAGCTCCGTCGACCGGGAGTCGCTGACCTGCACCTGGGAGTGGGGCGACGGCACGGCGGCGGATGTGGTCCAGCCCTGCAACACCACCACCGGACGCGTGCCGCACGTCTACGGGCTCGGCGAGTACACCGCGACCCTCACCGTGGCGGACAAGGACGGCGGCACCGCGACGGACACCGCCGAGATCGTCGTCGAGCAGGCCCACACCTACCTCAGCGTGAGCCCCGTGCCGGGGACGGCGTCTGAGGATACGGTCACCGTGCGGGTGAAGCTGTGGAACGCCGACGGTCCCTACACGGCGATCGCCGGTGCAACCGTGGACGTCGCGCTGGGTGCGGAGTCGAGGACCGTGACCACGGACGCCGTCGGCGAGGCGCTGATCGTGCTTCCCCTCGGCGCGGATCGCGAGCTAAGGGCGGAGTTCGCCGGTTCGAGGCTGTATCACCCCGCTTCCGATACGGCCACCATTCCGCTGGTTCAGCGCCCCCCGGGCGACATCGTCTTCACCCTGGACGAGTCCGGGAGCATGGGAGCCGTGCAGCAGCGCATCCGCGACAATGTGGTGCGCATCGCGAACCAGCTCGCCGAATCCTTGGATTACCGGATCTCGGTGATGGGCTTCGGCAGCGGGTTCCCCGCCGTCGAGGGGCGTCCCGGTCATCTCCCCCGGATCATCGTCCCGGCGACCGATGACCTTCAGGAGGTGTCCGATGCGGCGGCGGCGCTGACCACCGGCGGCGGCACCGAGCCGGGCATCGACGCCATCGTGGAAGCGCTGAGCCCGAACGTCGGCCTGCGCCCAGGCGCGGGGACATGCATCGTCCTGGTGGGTGATGAGTCCACGCAGCAGGAGAACCACACGGTCGAGGACGCCGCGCAGGCCCTCGCCGACAACGATGCGCTCCTCTTCTCGATCGTCACCGTCAACAGCGGCACCGCGGATTACCAGCAGCTCGCCCTCGACAGCGGCGGCGCCGTCTTCGAGGTCGACGAATTCGCCGATGACCCCGAGCCCGTGCTGCAGGCACTGCTGGCCTCCTGTGCCACGGCGCTCGTGCAGCGCCCCGACCTCACCGTGTCGATCGACGACGGACGCGCCGATCTCAGCCCCGGGGAGACGGTCTCGTACACGACGACGATCACCAACGTCGGCGCGGTGGGCGCCACGGACATCGCGGCGACGGTCGAGCTGCCCGATGGGGTGAGCTTCGTCTCCGCCGAGGACGGCGGCACCGCCTCGGGGAACACGGTCAGCTGGCCGCTGTTCGACCTCGCATCGCTCGGAAGCACCACCCGCACTCTGACGGTGACGGTGTCCGACACCGCGGCTGCAGGGGAGGAGATCACCCTCCGCGCTGAGGCGTTCGATGATGGCGCGAACGGCAACGACCTCACCCCGGCGAACAACGTCGATGAGGACACCGACACGATCCTCGCCCTGCCGACGCTCACCGTGGTGACGACTGTCATCAACGATGACGGCGGCACAGCCGAAGCGAAGGACTTCGATGCCGTGGTGACCGGCGTCGCGGGTCAGGTGTCATCGGATGCCGGTGATACGGCGGGAACGGTGCACGCGTTGACCGTCGGGGACTACACGGTCGGTTCGACGGGTCTCGCCGACTACACCACGGCCTACGGCGGCGACTGCGCCGCGGACGGCACCGTGAGCCTCGCCATCGGCGTGGATGCCACCTGCACGATCACGCACGATGACATCCCCACAGCGCAGCCCGAAGGCACGCTCACCGTTATCACCACCGTGATCAATGATGGCGACGGCACCGCAGGAGCGGAGGACTTCCGCGTCACGATCGATGGCCCGAGCGGTCCGACGACCTCGGACGGAGACGCGGATGGGACGACGCACACGGTTCTGCCCGGCGACTACACCGTGGAGACCACGAGACTGCCCGGGTACGACACGACCATCGGCGGTGACTGCCTGGCCGACGGAACGGTCTCCGTACCCGACGGCGGCGTCCGCACGTGCGTCATCGTCCATCACGACACCGTGGCACCCCCCGACGACGGGGTGCTGACGATCGTCGTCACCGTCATCAACGATGACGGCGGCACGGCATCGTCGTCCGACGTCACCGTCACGGTCACCGACCTCGGAGGAGCGACCCAGGAGGAGGCCGGAGACGAAGCGGGCAGGAGCCGCACAGTGGCTCCGGGGTCCTACAGCATCTCCTCTTCGCCGCTGCCGGGCTACACCGACTCCCTCGGCGGCGACTGCGATGCCGCGGGCGAGGTCACGGTGGCCGCCGGTGCTCACGTCACCTGCGTGATCGTGCTGAACGACATCGCACCCCCACCGCCGCAGAAGGCCCGACTGACGGTGTTCACCGAGGTGATCAACGACGACGGCGGATTCGCAGCGGCGCCCGAGTTCCAGATCGTCCTCGGCGACGGGACGGCGCACCTGTCCGCGGATCCGGGCAATCCGGACGGAACCGTGCACTCTCTGGATGCCGGCGAGTACGTGCTCAGCGCGGGTGCTCACCCCGGATACACGATGACGATCCGAGGCGACTGCGCTTCGGACGGCGCCATCGAGCTGGATGCCGGTCAGGAGGCCTCCTGCACGCTGGTCTTCGACGACATCCCCGTCGCCCCGCCCGTGATGGGCGTGCTCACACTGGTCACCGAGGTCTCCAACATGCACGGAGGCTCCGCTGTCCCGTCCGATGCCACGATCGCGGTGCGCGGCTCCGACGTCGACGAGAGCGCTCCGGGCGATGCCACAGGCACCGAGCGGACGCTGATCGTGGGGTCGTACACCGTGACGGCGAGCCCGTTGCCGGGATACGGATACGTCATCGAAGGCGATTGCAGCGCCACCGGAGAGGTCGAGCTGACCGTCGACGGGGCAACCTGCACGGTCACCTACTCTGATGTCCCCGGCACGCTCACGGTCGTTCTGATCACTGACGACTCCGCGGCCGCCGAACTGACGGTGGATGGGGTTCCGACACGGTTCGGTGACGCGACGCCGCTGGCGGCCGGAGAGCACACGGCCGCCGTGACCGCGCCGGAAGGCTACGCCATCGCCATCGCAGGAGCGTGCGCTTCGGACGGAATGGTGTCGCTGGGCCTTGATGAGCATCTGATCTGCGAGGTCCGGGTCGTCGCCCCCGAATCCGAGAATCCGGGCGACGTGCCGGGGGAGGCGGATCCGTCGCCCGGCGTTCCGGGTTCGAAACCCGGAGACGGGCACGACGGACTGCCGCGCACCGGAGGCACGGCACCGATCGGTGCGCTGGTGCTGGGAGGCGTGCTGCTTGCGGTGGGGGCGATCGTGACGTTCCTGCGTCTCCGGCGCCCGGGAGGAAGGCGCTGA
- a CDS encoding SDR family oxidoreductase, producing the protein MADSAPSALITGGSRGMGARLAVLLAADGVEVTITYRRDADSAATVVDGIRDAGGSARAIRVELESADDIAAAFAGGSSFDFVVANAAASAFKPVAGLTAANLQRSWATNVRSFVLLAQHAVQTMTAGGRIVAITSYGAQRAFPSYGALGADKAALESWVRHLAAELGPRGITVNAVNGGLIDTDSLHHFYRQPGMPDLPEVTARVPLGRAGTAEEMARTVRFLLSPGAGYITGQTIVVDGGLTIVAPPFWGEMDAAAIPASRNPRSENERRAESPAQEEER; encoded by the coding sequence ATGGCTGATTCCGCTCCGTCCGCGCTGATCACCGGCGGTTCGCGCGGGATGGGCGCGCGCCTGGCCGTGCTCCTGGCCGCCGACGGGGTCGAGGTCACGATCACCTACCGACGTGACGCCGACAGCGCGGCGACTGTCGTCGACGGCATCCGCGACGCGGGCGGCTCGGCTCGTGCCATCCGGGTCGAGTTGGAGAGCGCCGACGACATCGCAGCCGCCTTCGCCGGAGGGTCGAGCTTCGACTTCGTCGTGGCCAACGCCGCCGCATCCGCGTTCAAGCCGGTCGCGGGTCTCACGGCGGCGAACCTGCAGCGCTCCTGGGCGACGAACGTGCGCTCCTTCGTGCTGCTCGCGCAGCACGCCGTGCAGACGATGACCGCAGGCGGACGCATCGTCGCGATCACGAGCTACGGTGCGCAGCGCGCCTTTCCCTCGTACGGTGCCCTCGGCGCGGACAAGGCCGCGCTGGAGTCCTGGGTGCGACACCTGGCCGCCGAGCTCGGTCCCCGCGGCATCACGGTCAACGCCGTCAACGGCGGCCTGATCGACACCGATTCGCTGCACCACTTCTACCGGCAGCCCGGCATGCCCGACCTGCCGGAGGTGACGGCCCGCGTGCCGCTGGGCCGTGCGGGCACTGCCGAGGAGATGGCGCGGACCGTGCGCTTCCTGCTGTCCCCGGGCGCCGGCTACATCACGGGTCAGACAATCGTCGTCGACGGCGGGCTGACCATCGTCGCACCGCCGTTCTGGGGCGAGATGGATGCTGCGGCGATCCCCGCCTCACGGAACCCGAGGAGCGAGAACGAGCGTCGAGCAGAGTCGCCGGCGCAGGAGGAGGAGAGATGA
- a CDS encoding class I adenylate-forming enzyme family protein: MTGNTDYDPSELKRVFESHFTWAAAFARNTHRYAHRTALTDPPSGRSWTYAELGRSTGALVEGLRAHGVGVGDIICHQLKNTPEFAFLYIAAQGLRGVSSPMNFRLAPAETAHILDQARPAVFVYDGTEADAAAEALRIAAHRPDIIAAVGGEPIDGAIRFEELLADETPSFRAPEGASTWDETSRLYTSGTTGMPKAVPLTSFNEMLTAHDVTMHFPLGPDDRTMNMSPWFHRGGNYCAGPNTAFFVGAEVVTLPQFDPETVLDAVQEHALTYVIGAPTNLERLAEEQEAHPRDLSSLRGIVTMGAPLSRDAALRYQRVLSPRIANGYGTTEAFWNTYLRPGDLPAAAGAAGRACLDDDVAVVTVQPGRISAPHEHARKDGQEIGEVIMRSVKSGYAYLDNPEEQAEKFRDGWVYPGDLATWDENEIVTVVGRKDDMIISGGENVHPVQVEEVLASHEGVADSIVVGLDDEKWGEIVVAYVQPRQGSLTDAAAAASELDAYLRNSVKLADYKRPRRYAFVTELPYTATGKKQHFKMKEQTVADAASGRFVTP, encoded by the coding sequence ATGACAGGGAACACCGATTACGACCCGAGCGAGCTCAAGCGCGTCTTCGAGAGTCACTTCACCTGGGCGGCGGCCTTCGCCCGCAACACGCATCGTTATGCGCACCGCACCGCACTCACCGACCCGCCCTCGGGTCGTTCCTGGACCTACGCCGAGCTCGGTCGTTCCACCGGTGCGCTCGTCGAGGGTCTTCGCGCGCACGGCGTCGGAGTGGGTGACATCATCTGCCATCAGCTCAAGAACACCCCCGAGTTCGCCTTCCTGTACATCGCCGCGCAGGGCCTGCGCGGCGTGAGTTCGCCGATGAACTTCCGGCTGGCACCGGCCGAGACCGCGCACATCCTCGATCAGGCACGGCCCGCGGTGTTCGTGTACGACGGCACGGAGGCCGACGCCGCCGCCGAAGCGCTGCGCATCGCCGCGCATCGTCCGGACATCATCGCTGCCGTGGGCGGAGAGCCCATCGACGGCGCCATCCGCTTCGAGGAGCTGCTCGCGGACGAGACGCCCTCGTTCCGCGCCCCCGAGGGCGCGAGCACCTGGGACGAGACCAGCAGACTGTACACGAGCGGCACCACGGGCATGCCGAAGGCGGTGCCTCTGACCAGCTTCAACGAGATGCTCACCGCACACGACGTGACGATGCACTTCCCCCTCGGTCCCGATGACAGGACCATGAACATGTCCCCCTGGTTCCATCGCGGAGGAAACTACTGCGCGGGTCCGAACACGGCCTTCTTCGTCGGCGCCGAGGTGGTGACCCTCCCCCAGTTCGACCCGGAGACCGTGCTGGACGCCGTGCAGGAGCACGCCCTGACCTACGTCATCGGCGCGCCGACGAACCTGGAGCGCCTTGCGGAGGAGCAGGAGGCGCATCCGCGTGATCTGTCATCGCTGCGCGGAATCGTCACGATGGGCGCGCCGCTCAGCCGGGACGCGGCCCTGCGCTATCAGCGCGTGCTCTCACCCCGTATCGCGAACGGCTACGGCACCACCGAGGCGTTCTGGAACACCTACCTCCGTCCCGGAGATCTGCCGGCCGCCGCCGGCGCAGCAGGTCGAGCCTGCCTCGATGACGATGTGGCCGTCGTCACCGTGCAGCCCGGTCGCATCTCCGCTCCCCATGAGCATGCCCGCAAGGACGGGCAGGAGATCGGAGAGGTGATCATGCGGTCGGTCAAGTCCGGCTATGCGTATCTGGACAACCCCGAGGAGCAGGCCGAGAAGTTCCGGGATGGCTGGGTGTATCCCGGCGATCTGGCCACCTGGGATGAGAACGAGATCGTCACGGTGGTCGGCCGCAAGGACGACATGATCATCTCCGGCGGGGAGAACGTTCACCCCGTCCAGGTCGAGGAGGTTCTCGCCTCCCATGAGGGGGTCGCCGACTCAATCGTCGTGGGCCTGGACGATGAGAAGTGGGGTGAGATCGTGGTCGCCTACGTGCAGCCTCGCCAGGGCAGCCTGACGGATGCCGCCGCCGCGGCCTCGGAGTTGGACGCGTACCTGCGCAACAGCGTGAAGCTCGCCGACTACAAGCGCCCGCGCCGATATGCCTTCGTCACTGAGCTGCCGTACACAGCCACCGGCAAGAAGCAGCACTTCAAGATGAAGGAGCAGACCGTCGCCGACGCCGCGTCGGGCCGTTTCGTCACCCCCTGA
- a CDS encoding zinc-dependent alcohol dehydrogenase, whose product MPSALPPTMRAAVLFGPGNLRVVDRDVPRPGPDEVLVRVATCGACGTDLKILDGHFPQIPPYGQFTPGHEWTGTVVDVGATVDEFAVGDHVCIEAHRGCGRCDNCVVGRYTACLNYNNRAKGHRATGMTADGGFAEYAVHHVSALYRMPEGLTPEDAVLITTAGTSLYGLDHLGGYIAGDSVVIYGPGAVGIMAAQVCRALGAGTVILVGTRQSRLDRARELGIEHVINSRETDPIEAIKAILGPEGADLTIDASGAQPVPQLCVEGTKRGGSILFLAFYHDKVEFDLSAAIRKDITLHTSRGEGGNNVRRAVSLAAQGALHCKELVTHRFSLEEIGEAFHVIRDRIGDPMKVVITP is encoded by the coding sequence GTGCCGAGCGCACTGCCGCCGACGATGCGCGCCGCAGTGCTCTTCGGGCCGGGCAACCTGCGCGTCGTGGATCGGGACGTGCCCCGTCCGGGTCCCGACGAGGTGCTGGTGCGGGTCGCGACCTGCGGCGCCTGCGGAACGGACCTGAAGATCCTCGATGGACACTTCCCGCAGATCCCGCCGTACGGCCAGTTCACGCCGGGGCATGAGTGGACCGGGACCGTCGTCGACGTCGGGGCGACGGTCGATGAGTTCGCGGTCGGCGACCACGTCTGCATCGAGGCGCATCGCGGATGCGGTCGCTGCGACAACTGCGTCGTAGGTCGATACACGGCGTGCCTGAACTACAACAACCGCGCCAAGGGGCACCGCGCGACGGGAATGACGGCGGATGGCGGGTTCGCCGAGTACGCGGTCCACCACGTCTCCGCGCTCTATCGGATGCCCGAGGGACTCACCCCGGAGGATGCCGTGCTCATCACGACCGCCGGCACGAGCCTGTACGGTCTGGACCACCTCGGCGGCTACATCGCCGGCGACAGCGTCGTCATCTACGGCCCCGGCGCCGTCGGCATCATGGCGGCGCAGGTGTGCCGAGCACTCGGCGCCGGCACGGTCATCCTCGTCGGCACGCGGCAGTCCCGCCTGGATCGTGCGCGCGAGCTGGGCATCGAGCATGTCATCAACTCCCGTGAGACCGACCCGATCGAGGCGATCAAGGCGATCCTCGGCCCGGAGGGCGCGGATCTGACGATCGACGCATCCGGTGCGCAGCCGGTTCCTCAGCTGTGCGTCGAAGGCACCAAACGCGGCGGCAGCATCCTGTTCCTCGCGTTCTATCACGACAAGGTCGAGTTCGACCTCAGCGCGGCGATCCGCAAGGACATCACACTGCACACCTCACGAGGCGAGGGCGGGAACAATGTCAGGCGCGCCGTCTCCCTCGCCGCTCAGGGCGCGCTGCACTGCAAGGAGCTCGTGACCCACCGCTTCTCCCTCGAGGAGATCGGCGAAGCGTTCCACGTGATCCGCGATCGCATCGGCGACCCCATGAAGGTGGTCATCACTCCCTGA